CCCGCCGCGCCCGTGCTCCTGCTCGTAGACCTGGCGGACCAGCGGGCCCGAGTGGGGCGCCTTCGGGACGATGCCGACCTCGGGGGTGCCGCTGAAGTACTCGTATTTCTCCATGAGGAGCCTCCCACCGGCCAGGTGGCCCGATTGTACCGCGCTCAGCGGTAGCCCAGCAGCCCCCGGTCGCGAACTTCGCCGGCCATGATCACCATGATCTGGCCGGCCATCAGGGTGGGCATCCCGTAGAGGACTCTCCTCAGCGGATGCCGCATACTAGGGGCGAGCTTATGCCACGACGGGCCAAGGTGATCCAGTTTCCCAGGCCGCCGGCCGAGCCGCCCGACGAGCGCGCGCTCGCCGAGGTCCACCGCTGCGATCGGGCCGAGGCGCTCGTCGTGAGGAGCCTCCTCGAGAGCGAGGGGATCCCGGCGCTCCTCCGCTCGCGCATCGCCCACTCGGTCCACCCGTTCACGGTGGGCGCTCAGGGCGAGGTCGTGATCCTCGTGCCCGAGAGCGAGGCTCAACGAAGCCGCATCCTCCTGGCCCGCATCGCGCCCGGCCCGAGCTTCCCGTAGCCCGGCGTCAGGCGTCGTCGTGGACGTCGCGCTCCCCGAGCGCGCCGCCGTTCGTGACCCGACGCTCCCACGCGCTCGTCCGCCAGTTGTCGCCCGCCGCCGACGCGTCCCACTCAGGGAGCGGCATGAGGAGACGCGCGGCGAGAGCCGTGACGTACGGCTCGTACATGCGCCGGAGCGCGGCGAACCGCGCCTCAGCCGCCGCGCCGCCAGCGAGGATCACGCCGTCCTCCCCGAGACGCGACCGGAGACGCGCGTACGCAGCGGGCGGCAGGCGATCGCCCACGGAGGCCCCCGGCGGCGCACCGAGCACCTGGGCGAGATCCACCGCCGCGTGCCGGGCGATCGCGAACGTGAGCTGCGCCTGACGCGCGCAGGCGCCCTCGATGGCGACGATGACCAGGGCGCAGGAGTCCAGGATCGCCGTGAGGGCCGCGAGCCAGGACTGGTTGTCGTGCTGCGATCGGAAGTAGCCGAGCACCGGGTAGGACAGGTGCGACTCGAGGATCTCGGCGGACCAGCGCTCCCACTCGTGCAGGAGCTGCGCCAGCGCCTGCGTGTCCCGTCCGTTGCGCCTCAGCAGCTCGCCCGCGCTCGGCGGTGAGCCGGCGCGGGCGTCGAGCAGCGTGATGCTGACCTCACGGCGCGCGAACGCCTGATAGAGCACCGGCAGGTAGCCGATGACGACCGCGAGGAACCCGAAGCCCACGCCACCCTCCACCACGGTGAGCACTCGAGCCAGTGAGCGACGCGGCACCACGTCGCCGAGCCCGAGTGTGAAGAACGTCGTCCCGCTCATGTAGAGGTCGTCCCAGAACGTCGCGCCGGCGCCCTGGACGACGAGGCTCGAGCCAGACGCCCAATGCAGCATCCCGAAGCCGATGATGAGGCTCGCCGCCCACATGGCGAGAAGGAGAAACAGCGAGAGTGGGCCGTAGAAACTGAGATAGGTCTCACGGCGTCCCCCCTGGCGCAGCCGGCGCGCGATGGCGGACCAGACGCCCCAGGTCGAGCGGTAGAACCACCGCGTGGGACGCAGCCGTCGCGTCACCCGGCGTGGCAGCACGAGTGCCTCGAACGCGTCCCAGATGATGGCCGCGATCAGGACGATGCCGACGATCCCGACCCCAAGTCGCATGGTCGTTCTACGGGCCCGTCGCGACGATCGCCTCGAGGGCCCGCGCCGTGAGGTCGAGCGCGCCGGGCTCGAGCGTCGCCAGGCCGTCGCGCGCCGTGTGATACGTGTCGAAGGGCGGGGGGCGGCGGAAGGCGAACCGGAGCGCGCCCCACACCGGATTGAAGATGAACCGACGGAGCGCCTCGGCCTTCGCCGCCGGGACGACGGTGAGCCCGTACGCGGGCACGCCCGCGGCCGCGAAGGCGCGGTGGTCGCTCCCGAAGCGCGGGATGCGACCCACGACGTGGTAGCGCTCGTCGCTCCTCCAGCCGAGCCCCTCGAACGCCCCGCGGAGCGTCCTCGTGAGCGGCGTCTCCTCGCCGGCGTCCCACACGACGAGGCTGTCGCCGATGCCGCACAGCTCGAGCGAGAGCACGCCCGCGATGCCCGACACGCCGACCTCGCGCACGTACTCGCGCGCGCCGAGGTAGTCGAGCTCCTCGCACGCGGTGAAGAGGAGCCTCACGCGGAGCCGGGACGGCGGCGCGACGCGCTCGATGAGGTCGAGCAGGATGCCGACGGCCGCGGCGTTGTCGTTGGCGCCGGGGCTTCCGGGCACCGCGTCGTGGTGGGCGCAGAGGACCAGGACGCGGTCGCCGGACCCGAGGTCCACGGCGAACGTCTCGCCGCGGCCCTCCGCGACGTCGAAGCGGTGGCGCGTGAACGGCACGCCGCGCGCGGCGAGCCGGCGCGCCACGGCCGCCTCACGCTCTCCGTTCGAGCGGCCTGCGAGGAGGCGGGCCAGCGCGAGCGCGTCGGTCACGGGACGCCCAGGAGCGTCCGGGCGTTCTCCGCCGTGCGCGCGGCAACCACCTCGAGGGGCTCGGCGCGGAGCTCGGCGACGCGCGCGGCGGTGATCGCGAGGTACGCGGGCTCGTTGCGCTTGCCGCGGTGGGGCTGCGGCGGCAGGAACGGGCAGTCCGTCTCGACGACGAGGCGGTCGGCCGGGACGAACCGCGCCACGTCTGGCAGCGCGCGCGCTTTCGGGTAGGTCACGGGCCCGGCGAGCGAGATCAGGAGGCCGAGGTCGAGGCAGCGCCGGGCGATTTCCACGTCGCCCGAGAAGCAATGCATGATCCCGCCGGTCTCGCCGGCAGGCGCCTCGGCGAGGATCGCGAGCGTCTCCGCGTGGGCGTCGCGGCAGTGGACGAGCACGGGCTTCCCCGCGCGGCGCGCAAGGGCGAGCTGGGCCCGGAAGCAGCGCTCCTGGGCGTCGCGGGGCGACAGGTTGCGGAAGAAGTCGAGGCCGCACTCGCCGATCGCGACGACGCGGGGCGCCGCGGCGAGCCGCTCGATCTCGCCGAGCGCCGCGTCGTCCGCCCGGGACGCGTCGTGGGGGTGGATGCCGACGGCCGCCCAGACGTCGGCCTCGCGCGCGGCCAGCGCCACCGCCGCGCGCGAGGTCTCGACGTCCGTCCCGATGGTCAGCATGCGCCGGACGCCGGCGGCCCGGGCACGCGCGAGGACGGCGTCGAGATCGTCCGCGAACTCCGGGAAGTGGAGGTGCGCGTGCGTGTCGAAGAGGTCCGGCGTCACATCGCGCCGAGGACCGCCGCGGTCTTCTTCACGCCGCCCGGCGCCACCCAGAGGATCGCGCCCCAGCGGCCCGCGCCCGCCGCGACCGCGTCCATCGCGACCACGTTCACCTTCGCCGCCGCCAGCTTGCCGAGGACCTCGGCGCACGCGCCGATGCGATCGTCGCCCTCGATGATGAAGCAGCGCTTGGGCCCCTTGACCTTCCACTTCATCCGCTTCGCGACGTCCCTGAAGGCCATGGAATTCATCGGGACGAAGTCGAGCTGCGCGCCGCGGCCCTCGGGGAAGCCCGAGTAGGCGATGAGGTTCACACCCGCGTTCTTGAGCTCCGCGAGGATGCGCGCGCCCTCGCCCGGCTTGTCGGGCACCATCACGTAGAAGTAATCCATCGTCCGCACGGTCTCAGCCATGACGTCCTCCTCCTCTGGTCAAAGGTCTCACGGGATCACCCGGAAGCTCAGCCGTCCGATGAGCTGTCCCGCGCTCGTCGTCACGTCCACCGTCCAGCGCCCGACGGGATCGGCCGGGAACGCGGTCTTGCGCGAGTACGTCCGAAACCCCTCCCGGCGGCCGCCGCGGACGGGCGAGAGGCTCACCGCCTCCACCACCGCTCCGTTCTGGCGCCACACGTGGCTCACCCCCTGGGAGAGGCCCGCCGGCGCGTAGATGGGAGTGTACGCGACAAGGCCCCGCTCTTTCAGCGCGCCCGCGGGGATCGCGTCGGGCACCGGCTCGAGCGACTCGATGGAGCCAACGGCCCACCGGACCTCGGCGCTCGCCACGAACAGCGGCACGGGCGCGATGAAAGCGCGCCCGGCGCCGGCCGCCGTCGCCGCCACGACGCCGACCACGACCGTCACCTGGAGGGCGCCCGCCCACGAGAGCTGCCGCGCGCGCCGGACGACCGGCGTGAGCGCGATCGAGGCCAGGAAGGCGGCGGCGACGAGCGAGGGGAACGGCGGCAGGCCGACGAGGGGCAGCGCCACGTTCAGCGCGGCGAACACCGAGACGACGAAGAACGCGTGGCCGAGCCACGGCCGCGGGTGGACGAGCGCCCGGTACCACGGGTCGAAGGTCGCGAGGAGTACCAGCGCCACGAGGAGCACGAAGAACGGCGCGTTGAGCGAGCGGAGCGTCGTCGCCGCCCAGTACGCCGGGAGCACGAACAGGAGCAGGCCGTGGAAGAGGGTCTGGATGGTGTAATCCGCCGCGCCCACGAACCAGCGGCCAGAGCGCCGGCCCGACTCCTCGAGGGGCCGTCGGACCTCGGTGATCAGCGCGAACAGGAGCCCGAGGATCAGGAGATAGCCGACGATCCACCCGACGTTCGGCAGGCCGCGGCGGAAGACGAAGAGCGTGAGCACGCCGCCCCCGAGCGACGCGAAGGAGACGCCCCAGCTACCCAGCCACGAGAGGACCTCGTGCACGGAGGGGGGCCGCGTCCCGAGCTAGGCGGCCGGGGGAACGCCCGGGGTCGGCGCGTCCGCCGAGCCGAGGCGCTCGGCGAGCCGGCGCGCGACCGCGTCGCGCTTGAGCGCGTCCACGCAGTCCAGCACGTCGCCCGCCGCGGAGTGGACCTTGAGGTGCGCGCCCACCAGGTCGAGCGCGCTCGCGCGCACCGGGGCGTCGAGGCTCACGATCTCGCGCAGCACGCGCGCGATGGTCGGGTCGGCCCCGGCCACCTGGACGATGGCGTCCACGTACTCGTCGTCGGTGAGCCGCGCGGGCGTCACTGGATCTTCGCCCCGGGCGGGAGGTCGCGGTCGAGCGTCAGCACCGCGAGCTTGCCCTCGGTGGACGCCGCCAGGACCATGCCGTTGGACTCGACGCCCATGAGCTTCGCCGGCTCCAGGTTCGCGACGACGACGACCTTCTTGCCGACGAGGTCGGCCGGCGCGTAGTGCTCGGCGATCCCGGCGACGAGCGTGCGCTGCTCGGCGCCGAGCGACACGGTGAGCTTCAGGAGCTTCTTCGACTTCGGCACGGGCTCGGCGGCGACGATCTCCGCCACGCGCAGGTCGACCTTCCCGAAGTCGTCGATGCTGATGCGGGCGCCCGCGGGGACAGGCGCGTCCGCCGTGGGCGCGGCCGCCTTCTTGTCTTCGACGCGCGGGAAGAGCCCGGAGACCTTCGCGACCTGGGTGCCGGCCTCGAGGCGCCCCCACTCGGCGTCGGCGAGCTTCGGCTCGCCCGTTTGACCGAGCGCCGTATTGATCTTCGCCGCGGCGTCCGGCAGGAATGGCGCCAGGAGGATCCCGAGCAGCCGTAGAGACTCGGCGAGGGAGTAGAGGACCGTGCTCAGTCTCGGCCGACCGACCGGCTCGAGCTGCTTGGCGATGACCCATGGCTGCGCCGTATCGACGAAGCGATTCACCGCGCCGACGAACTCCCAGATAGCCGTGAACGCCTTCTGGAACGCGAACTCGGCCATGGCAACCTCGACCCCGGCCTTTGCGCGCTCGAAGTCCGGTCTCAGCTGGGGGACGGTGCCATGCGGAGCTACAACGTCTTGATGCCATCGCGGCACCCTGCCCTCGGCCATGTTCACGATCAGCGTCGTCGCGCGCGAGACGAGGTTGCCCAGGTCGTTGGCGAGGTCGGCGTTGAGCCGGCCGACGAGCGCCGCCTCGCTGAAGTCGGCGTCCAGGCCGAACACGGGCTCACGCAGCACGAAGTAGCGGAACGCCTCGGCGTACTTCGCCTGCATCGCGAGCGGGTCCACGACGTTGCCGAGGCTCTTGGACATCTTCTGACCGTTGACCGTCCAGTAGCCGTGGACGTCGAGGTGCTGGAAGACGGGCAGCCCCGCCGCGTGCAGCATGCAGGGCCAGTAGACGGCGTGGGGTTTGAGGATGTCCTTGCCGATCAGGTGCCGCACGTTCGGCCAGAATTTGTCGAAGCGGGCGGCGCCCGGGCCGCCGAGCGCGGAGACGTAGTTGATCAGCGCGTCGAACCAGACGTAGGTGACGTACTTGTCGTCGAACGGGAGCGGGATCCCCCACTCGAGCCGGCGGCGCGGGCGGCTGATCGAGAGGTCCTGGAGCGGATCGCGCAGGAACCCGAGGATCTCGTTGCGGTAGCGCTCGGGGCGGACGAGGTCAGGGTGGTCGTTGACATGATGGATCAGCCACGCCTGGTACTTCGACATCTTGAAGAAGTAGTTCTCCTCCTCGATCCACGTGAGGGGGGTCTGGTGGTCGGGGCACTTGCCGTCGACGATCTCCTTCTCGGTGTAGAAGCGCTCGCATCCGAAGCAGTAGTGGCCGCCGTAGGTGCCGAGGTAGATCTCGCCCTTGTCCCACAGCGTCTGGAGGACCGCCTGGACGACCTTCTCGTGACGCGGCTCGGTCGTCCGGATGTAATCGTCGTTCGAGATGCCGAGCGTCTTCCACGTCTCGCGGAACACGCCCGAGATCCGATCGGCGTACTCCTTCGGCGACACCCCGGCCGCCGCCGCGATCTGCGCGATCCTCTCGCCGTGCTCGTCGGTGCCGGTGAGGAAGAAGACCTCGTCGCCCGCGAGCCGGCGCCAGCGCGCCATCGCGTCGGCCATGATCGTCGTGTAGGCGTGCCCGATATGTGGGCGGTCGTTGACGTAGTAGATCGGCGTCGTGAGATAGAACGCGCGAGCGGTCACGATCCCTCGAGCTGGGCCTGCACGTGCGACCGCCCCTCCCAGGTGAGCTGGTCGAGCGGGACCTCGGCCTCCGTCCCGTCGGGGAAGCCGACGACGACCGACTGCTTCAGCACACGGATCGACCGCACCTTGCCGGTCATGCAGCCCCCGCCGCCGCACGAGGCCTGGCACGGCGTGTTGACGCGCGGGAGCCGGGCACGGAGCTCCTGGTACGTCGAGAACTCGTAGAGGAGACAGCACTTGAGCCTGCCGCAGTTCCCGAGCAGCCGGTTGTCGGTCAGCGGCATGTCCTGGGCCTTCGCCATCTTCACCGAGATCGGCTCGAAGCGGCGCAGATGCGACGAGCAGCAGAGCTGGCGCCCGCACGGCCCGATGCCGTCAAGCACCTTGGTGGTGTCGCGCGCGCCGATCTGCCGCATCTCGATCCGCGCGCGGAACTCGCGCGCCAGGTCGCGGACCAGGTCGCGGAAGTCCACGCGCGTCTCCGCGTTGAAGTACACGGCCACGCGCCGCCCCCCGGCCTGCATCTCGACGTCCACGACCTTCATCGCGAGGCCGCGACCGCGGGCCAGCTGCTGGCAGACGCCGACCGCGTGCTCCTCCTTCGCGCGGCGCTCGCGGTACTCACGCGCCTCCTCGTCGGTCGCGCGCCGGAGCACGCGGTGGTAGAGGCGGTCGCGCTTGAATTCCGGCAGCTCGCGCTTCGGCCGGCGCACCTCGCCGACCGCGTCGCCGCCGGAGGTCTCGACCAGCACCAGGTCCCCGACGTGGGCGTCGACGTCGCCGAGCCGGTAGTCCTCGGCCTGCGCGGTCGCGTGGAGGCGGATGCCGATCAGGTACTCGTCCATGGATCTATCCTCATGCCGCCCGCAGGGCGAAGCGGCTCAAGAGCACCTCGACGGTCAGCCGCGGCGTCACGTTGTGCACGAGCGCCTCGCGCGCCTCGCGGCAGAGCTCGACGGCGCGCAGGAGGTCGGCGAGGGTCCAGCGCTCCGCCTCGCGCGCGAGCTCGGCCGCGCGGTCGGCGTTGACGAACAGGCCGGCCGGCGCCCCCGCCTGGGCGAGGAGGAGGTCGCGCGCCCAGAGCCAGTAGGCGTCCACGAGCGCCTCGGCCTTCTCGCGGTCCAGACGCTCGGCGCGCCGGAACATCTCGTCGGCGCCCTTCGTCCGGACCTCGGCGAGCAGCTCGAAGGCCTGGGTCCGGGCGTCGGCCGCGGCCTCGTCGCCGCGCGGCGCGAAACGCACGACCTGGCAGCGCGACAGCACCGTGGCGGGCAGCGCGCGCGCCCGCGGGAGGATCAGGATCATCACCGTCCCCGGCGGCGGCTCCTCGAGCGTCTTCAGGAAGGCCTGCGGCGCCTCGCCGGTCATGCGCTCGGCCTCGTCGAGCACGAAGACCTTCCGGCGCGCCATGACCGGGCGCAGCGACGCCTCGCGCCCGAGCTCGCGGATCGCGCCGATACGGAGCGCCCGCGCGCCCTTCGGGTTCGTCTCGGGCGGCGTCGGTACGAGCACGTGGAGGTCGGGATGCCGGCGCCCGGCCGCGAGGCGGCAGGCGTTACACCGCCCGCAACCACCCTGGGGACAGAGCAGGGCCTGGGCGAAGGCGACGGCGGTCGTCATGCGCCCGGCGCCGGCGGGGCCGACGAACGCGTAGGCGTGGGCCACCCTGTCGCTCTCGAGCGCACGGCAAAGGAGCGCGACGGCGCGGGGCTGGCCGGAGATCCCTTCAAGCGCCACGCAGGAACTCCTCCACGACGGCCCGCACCTGGCGCTCGACCTCGGCCGGCGGCAGCGTCGCGCGGATCAGGCGCACGCGCTTCGGCTCGGCGCGGAGGATCTCGAGGTACCCCCGCCGGACGCGACGGTGGAACGCGAGCTTCTCGCGCTCGAAGCGGTCGAGCCGGCGGCGGCCGATGCGCCGAAGACCCTCCGCGGGGTCGAGGTCGAAGAGGAGCGTGAGGTCCGGCAGCACGCCGCCCGTCGCACGCACGTTCAACTCGCGGATCAGGTCGGCGTCCACGCCGCGGCCGTAGCCCTGGTAGGCGACGGTCGCGTCGGCGTAGCGGTCGGAGAGGACGACGCGGCCGCGCTCGAGCCACGGGCGGATCTTCTCGGTGACGTGCTGATGGCGCGCGGCCATGAACAGGAAGACCTCGACGAGGGGCTCGGGGGCGAGGCGGGGGCGCTCGAAGAGCCCGCGCACCGCGGCGCCCAGGCGCGTCCCGTCGGGCTCGCGGGTCCGCTCCACGCGGTGTCCCCGGGTACGAAGCCAACGCTCGAGGCGGAGCAACTGGGTCGTCTTGCCCGACCCCTCGACGCCCTCGAACGTGATGAGCGCTCCAGTCACGTTGAGAACCTCCGGGTGCTGCGATACGTCACTGTAGCACGCCTCGGGCTCCGCCTGGCGGTCGCGCGCCCGCGCGCCTCGGCCGCGCCGCGCCCCGCTCGCCCTGGCCCGCGACCCGCCGCCGTCACACCCGCGAGCGCACCGTCAGCACCGGACAGTGCGCGGTCCGCACGACACGCTCCGCGACGCTGCCGAGCAGCATCCGCCGGACGCCGGTGCGCCCGTGCGTGCCGAGGACGAGGAGCCCGACCCGCTTGCGCCGGGCCCCGGCGACGATCGCCGGCGCGGCCGCTCCCTGGAGGAGCAGCGTCGAGACGCGAAGGCGGTCCCGCCGCGCCGCGGCGGCCAGGCGCTCGAGCCTCCCGCGGGCGCTCGTGCGCGCCGCGGTCCAGATCTGCTCGATCACCCTGGGCGAGACGTAACCCTCGCCGACGGCGACGGGCGGCATCGGTTGGTAGGCGTGGCACAGGACGAGCTCGGCGTGGAGCGCTTTCGCCAGCGCGCGCGCCAGCTTGAACGCCGCGCCGGAGGCCGTGGAGAAGTCAGACGCGTGCATGATGCGCTTGATGGTCACGGTGTCCCTCCCACCCCGCTGTGTTGGCCGAAGTCTACGCGCTTTTGCCGCGCGCGCGCCTCAGTCCCTGACCGCGCCCGCGAGGAGCCCGCTGACGAGGAAGCGCTGGAGCCCGACGACGATCAGCACGGGCGGCAGACTCGCGAGCATCGAGGCCGCGGCGATGTCGCCCCACGGCACTTCGAAGACCCCGGGGAAGAGCGCGAGCGCGACCGGGATCGTGCGGCTCGCCTCTGACGCGGTGAACGTGTAGGCGAAGAGGAACTCGTTCCAGCTGAAGAGGAACGTGAGCAGCGCCGCCGAGGCCAGGCCCCGGGCGAGCAGCGGCACGACGATCCACCGGAGCGCGCCGAGCCGCCCCGCGCCGTCCACGGCGGCCGCCTCCTCGGTCTCGAGCGGGATCTCGCGGATGAACCCGGCGAGGAGCCAGACCGTCAGCGGCAGCGCGAACGAGGTGTGGACGAGGACGAGCCCCGTCCACGTGTCGCGCAGTCCGAGCGCCCGCAGCAGGAGGTACAGCGGGCTCACGGTGGCGATCTGGGGGAACGCGGTGGACGCGACGATCGCGAGCAGCAGCGCGCGCGTGCCGGGCACGGCGAGCCGCGCGATCGCGTACGCGGCGGGGAGCCCGAGGACGAGGGCGAGCAGCGTCGTGAGGGCGGCAATGCCGAAGCTG
The sequence above is a segment of the Candidatus Methylomirabilota bacterium genome. Coding sequences within it:
- a CDS encoding DUF2007 domain-containing protein → MPRRAKVIQFPRPPAEPPDERALAEVHRCDRAEALVVRSLLESEGIPALLRSRIAHSVHPFTVGAQGEVVILVPESEAQRSRILLARIAPGPSFP
- a CDS encoding potassium channel family protein, with the translated sequence MRLGVGIVGIVLIAAIIWDAFEALVLPRRVTRRLRPTRWFYRSTWGVWSAIARRLRQGGRRETYLSFYGPLSLFLLLAMWAASLIIGFGMLHWASGSSLVVQGAGATFWDDLYMSGTTFFTLGLGDVVPRRSLARVLTVVEGGVGFGFLAVVIGYLPVLYQAFARREVSITLLDARAGSPPSAGELLRRNGRDTQALAQLLHEWERWSAEILESHLSYPVLGYFRSQHDNQSWLAALTAILDSCALVIVAIEGACARQAQLTFAIARHAAVDLAQVLGAPPGASVGDRLPPAAYARLRSRLGEDGVILAGGAAAEARFAALRRMYEPYVTALAARLLMPLPEWDASAAGDNWRTSAWERRVTNGGALGERDVHDDA
- a CDS encoding M28 family peptidase; its protein translation is MTDALALARLLAGRSNGEREAAVARRLAARGVPFTRHRFDVAEGRGETFAVDLGSGDRVLVLCAHHDAVPGSPGANDNAAAVGILLDLIERVAPPSRLRVRLLFTACEELDYLGAREYVREVGVSGIAGVLSLELCGIGDSLVVWDAGEETPLTRTLRGAFEGLGWRSDERYHVVGRIPRFGSDHRAFAAAGVPAYGLTVVPAAKAEALRRFIFNPVWGALRFAFRRPPPFDTYHTARDGLATLEPGALDLTARALEAIVATGP
- a CDS encoding TatD family hydrolase, which translates into the protein MTPDLFDTHAHLHFPEFADDLDAVLARARAAGVRRMLTIGTDVETSRAAVALAAREADVWAAVGIHPHDASRADDAALGEIERLAAAPRVVAIGECGLDFFRNLSPRDAQERCFRAQLALARRAGKPVLVHCRDAHAETLAILAEAPAGETGGIMHCFSGDVEIARRCLDLGLLISLAGPVTYPKARALPDVARFVPADRLVVETDCPFLPPQPHRGKRNEPAYLAITAARVAELRAEPLEVVAARTAENARTLLGVP
- a CDS encoding DUF2914 domain-containing protein; translation: MHEVLSWLGSWGVSFASLGGGVLTLFVFRRGLPNVGWIVGYLLILGLLFALITEVRRPLEESGRRSGRWFVGAADYTIQTLFHGLLLFVLPAYWAATTLRSLNAPFFVLLVALVLLATFDPWYRALVHPRPWLGHAFFVVSVFAALNVALPLVGLPPFPSLVAAAFLASIALTPVVRRARQLSWAGALQVTVVVGVVAATAAGAGRAFIAPVPLFVASAEVRWAVGSIESLEPVPDAIPAGALKERGLVAYTPIYAPAGLSQGVSHVWRQNGAVVEAVSLSPVRGGRREGFRTYSRKTAFPADPVGRWTVDVTTSAGQLIGRLSFRVIP
- the metG gene encoding methionine--tRNA ligase, producing MTARAFYLTTPIYYVNDRPHIGHAYTTIMADAMARWRRLAGDEVFFLTGTDEHGERIAQIAAAAGVSPKEYADRISGVFRETWKTLGISNDDYIRTTEPRHEKVVQAVLQTLWDKGEIYLGTYGGHYCFGCERFYTEKEIVDGKCPDHQTPLTWIEEENYFFKMSKYQAWLIHHVNDHPDLVRPERYRNEILGFLRDPLQDLSISRPRRRLEWGIPLPFDDKYVTYVWFDALINYVSALGGPGAARFDKFWPNVRHLIGKDILKPHAVYWPCMLHAAGLPVFQHLDVHGYWTVNGQKMSKSLGNVVDPLAMQAKYAEAFRYFVLREPVFGLDADFSEAALVGRLNADLANDLGNLVSRATTLIVNMAEGRVPRWHQDVVAPHGTVPQLRPDFERAKAGVEVAMAEFAFQKAFTAIWEFVGAVNRFVDTAQPWVIAKQLEPVGRPRLSTVLYSLAESLRLLGILLAPFLPDAAAKINTALGQTGEPKLADAEWGRLEAGTQVAKVSGLFPRVEDKKAAAPTADAPVPAGARISIDDFGKVDLRVAEIVAAEPVPKSKKLLKLTVSLGAEQRTLVAGIAEHYAPADLVGKKVVVVANLEPAKLMGVESNGMVLAASTEGKLAVLTLDRDLPPGAKIQ
- the ricT gene encoding regulatory iron-sulfur-containing complex subunit RicT, with the translated sequence MDEYLIGIRLHATAQAEDYRLGDVDAHVGDLVLVETSGGDAVGEVRRPKRELPEFKRDRLYHRVLRRATDEEAREYRERRAKEEHAVGVCQQLARGRGLAMKVVDVEMQAGGRRVAVYFNAETRVDFRDLVRDLAREFRARIEMRQIGARDTTKVLDGIGPCGRQLCCSSHLRRFEPISVKMAKAQDMPLTDNRLLGNCGRLKCCLLYEFSTYQELRARLPRVNTPCQASCGGGGCMTGKVRSIRVLKQSVVVGFPDGTEAEVPLDQLTWEGRSHVQAQLEGS
- a CDS encoding DNA polymerase III subunit delta' C-terminal domain-containing protein, producing the protein MALEGISGQPRAVALLCRALESDRVAHAYAFVGPAGAGRMTTAVAFAQALLCPQGGCGRCNACRLAAGRRHPDLHVLVPTPPETNPKGARALRIGAIRELGREASLRPVMARRKVFVLDEAERMTGEAPQAFLKTLEEPPPGTVMILILPRARALPATVLSRCQVVRFAPRGDEAAADARTQAFELLAEVRTKGADEMFRRAERLDREKAEALVDAYWLWARDLLLAQAGAPAGLFVNADRAAELAREAERWTLADLLRAVELCREAREALVHNVTPRLTVEVLLSRFALRAA
- the tmk gene encoding dTMP kinase; translation: MTGALITFEGVEGSGKTTQLLRLERWLRTRGHRVERTREPDGTRLGAAVRGLFERPRLAPEPLVEVFLFMAARHQHVTEKIRPWLERGRVVLSDRYADATVAYQGYGRGVDADLIRELNVRATGGVLPDLTLLFDLDPAEGLRRIGRRRLDRFEREKLAFHRRVRRGYLEILRAEPKRVRLIRATLPPAEVERQVRAVVEEFLRGA
- a CDS encoding universal stress protein; the encoded protein is MTIKRIMHASDFSTASGAAFKLARALAKALHAELVLCHAYQPMPPVAVGEGYVSPRVIEQIWTAARTSARGRLERLAAAARRDRLRVSTLLLQGAAAPAIVAGARRKRVGLLVLGTHGRTGVRRMLLGSVAERVVRTAHCPVLTVRSRV
- a CDS encoding carbohydrate ABC transporter permease yields the protein MRRVRTNAADLLALGALAAYAVPFFWQLLTSFKPEAELLRLPPLLPSRLTLEHYRVVLEQSLIPRALVNSFGIAALTTLLALVLGLPAAYAIARLAVPGTRALLLAIVASTAFPQIATVSPLYLLLRALGLRDTWTGLVLVHTSFALPLTVWLLAGFIREIPLETEEAAAVDGAGRLGALRWIVVPLLARGLASAALLTFLFSWNEFLFAYTFTASEASRTIPVALALFPGVFEVPWGDIAAASMLASLPPVLIVVGLQRFLVSGLLAGAVRD